One genomic window of Moorella glycerini includes the following:
- the spoIID gene encoding stage II sporulation protein D: MRKVMAVFIILIFAAVIILPAIIIEGIHLLQPPVQVQAGRQLVRVYFHQSGDIKILPLEQYIAGVVAGEMPASFELEALKAQAVAARTYTLKKMEEAKTKPDEHHPGADICTDPAHCQAFADDSVLRQRWGFLNFWRNKGKIQEAVRATQGMVLTYQGKLIDPVYHANSGGRTESAAAVWGRDLPYLQSVPSPWDKEAPRYHDTISFTLEELDRKLGVNLTAVPAAALAPSGGTAMKVLEKTPTGRIKTIKIGNKTFAAAELRQLLGLPSTDFTWQVQGDRLIFNTTGYGHGVGMSQYGANGMAQEGKNFAEILTYYYRGVKIENR; the protein is encoded by the coding sequence ATGCGTAAAGTAATGGCCGTTTTCATTATCCTCATTTTTGCGGCCGTAATTATCCTGCCGGCCATAATTATTGAAGGTATCCACCTCTTGCAGCCACCGGTCCAGGTCCAGGCGGGCCGGCAACTGGTGCGGGTCTATTTTCACCAGAGCGGTGACATTAAGATCTTGCCCCTGGAGCAGTATATAGCCGGGGTAGTAGCCGGGGAAATGCCGGCCAGCTTTGAGCTGGAAGCTCTCAAGGCCCAGGCCGTGGCCGCCAGGACCTATACTCTGAAAAAGATGGAAGAGGCCAAAACCAAACCGGACGAGCACCATCCCGGTGCCGATATCTGCACCGATCCTGCCCACTGCCAGGCCTTTGCCGATGACAGCGTTTTGCGGCAGCGCTGGGGTTTCCTCAACTTCTGGCGTAATAAAGGCAAGATCCAGGAAGCCGTCCGCGCCACCCAGGGGATGGTCCTGACCTACCAGGGCAAGCTCATCGATCCCGTCTATCATGCCAACAGCGGCGGCCGCACGGAGAGCGCCGCGGCCGTCTGGGGCCGGGACCTGCCCTACCTCCAGAGCGTACCCTCTCCCTGGGATAAAGAAGCCCCCCGCTACCACGACACCATTTCCTTCACCCTGGAAGAGCTGGACCGGAAGCTGGGGGTCAACCTCACGGCCGTACCGGCGGCAGCCCTGGCTCCGTCCGGGGGGACGGCCATGAAGGTCCTGGAAAAAACTCCCACCGGCCGCATAAAGACCATAAAAATCGGCAACAAGACCTTTGCTGCTGCTGAGCTGCGGCAGCTCCTGGGCCTCCCTTCAACCGATTTCACCTGGCAGGTCCAGGGGGACCGCCTGATTTTCAATACTACCGGTTATGGCCACGGCGTGGGCATGAGCCAGTACGGCGCCAACGGTATGGCCCAAGAGGGCAAAAACTTCGCCGAGATTCTTACCTACTACTACCGGGGGGTAAAGATTGAAAACCGGTGA
- the spoIIID gene encoding sporulation transcriptional regulator SpoIIID: protein MQDHIQERVLQIAAYIVERRCTVRQAATVFHVSKSTVHKDVTERLPRLNDNLAREVRVVLNANKAERHLRGGEATRKKYKETQVS from the coding sequence ATGCAGGATCATATCCAGGAAAGGGTATTGCAGATAGCCGCCTACATCGTGGAACGCCGCTGTACGGTCCGCCAGGCGGCTACTGTTTTTCATGTCAGCAAAAGCACCGTCCACAAGGACGTCACCGAACGCCTGCCGCGCCTTAACGACAACCTGGCCAGGGAGGTACGGGTAGTGCTTAACGCCAACAAAGCCGAACGCCACCTCCGCGGCGGTGAAGCCACCCGGAAAAAATATAAAGAAACGCAGGTTTCCTGA
- a CDS encoding LCP family protein, with the protein MVATPDRRQTEFWGEGAAQAGRRRSSLPLIFGIILLAFFTFGAFAFAGYRLANLWLDGSLATARDARDGSGLAEAAPGQPQTILLIGIDRRQPQEPSRSDTIILAVLDPRKPQVDLLSIPRDTRVKIPGHGYDKINAAHALGGPQLLLDTINDFLGTHIEKYVEVDFQGFEKIIDILGGVDIDVDKRMYYPEEGINLRPGLQHLNGHDALGYVRYRYDPEGDITRIGRQQKFLKAVVDQTLKLSTIPKIPRLVSEISKEVKTNLSLKEMLSLALSMKDLNSSAMTAHLVPGEGKYVDGVSYYLVDQKKLAETLAAIPNLR; encoded by the coding sequence ATGGTGGCGACACCAGACAGGCGTCAAACTGAATTCTGGGGTGAAGGGGCGGCCCAGGCCGGGCGGCGCCGCAGCTCCTTACCTTTGATTTTCGGTATAATCCTGCTGGCCTTTTTTACCTTTGGTGCCTTTGCCTTTGCCGGCTACCGGCTGGCCAATCTGTGGCTGGACGGCAGCCTGGCAACCGCCCGCGACGCTAGGGACGGTAGCGGCCTGGCCGAGGCGGCACCCGGTCAGCCCCAGACCATCCTGCTCATTGGTATCGACCGGCGCCAGCCCCAGGAGCCTTCCCGGTCCGATACCATTATCCTGGCGGTCCTTGATCCCAGGAAACCCCAGGTTGATCTCCTCTCCATACCGCGGGACACGCGGGTAAAAATACCCGGCCACGGCTATGATAAAATCAATGCCGCCCACGCCCTGGGCGGCCCCCAGCTCCTGCTGGACACCATCAACGATTTCCTGGGCACCCATATCGAGAAGTATGTTGAAGTCGACTTCCAGGGGTTTGAAAAGATCATTGACATCCTGGGCGGCGTTGATATCGACGTGGACAAGCGCATGTATTACCCGGAAGAGGGCATTAATCTCCGCCCGGGATTACAGCATTTGAACGGCCACGACGCCCTGGGCTACGTACGTTATCGCTACGACCCGGAAGGAGACATCACCAGGATCGGGCGCCAGCAGAAATTCCTGAAAGCCGTAGTCGACCAGACGTTAAAGCTGAGCACTATTCCCAAGATACCCCGGCTCGTCAGCGAAATCAGTAAAGAGGTCAAGACCAACCTCAGTCTCAAAGAAATGCTCTCCCTGGCCTTGAGCATGAAAGATCTAAACAGCAGCGCCATGACCGCGCACCTGGTACCGGGAGAAGGCAAGTACGTCGACGGCGTCAGCTACTACCTGGTCGATCAGAAGAAGCTGGCGGAAACCCTGGCCGCCATTCCCAACCTGCGGTGA
- a CDS encoding efflux RND transporter periplasmic adaptor subunit, with amino-acid sequence MRKSWSYGVLILLVLLLSVNSGGCGRQPARQAEVPRVPVELAPVVRGSIAQPVRVTGTVQAGATVQVMAASPGKIKSILVDVGDKVVQGQIIAELENSDLEARLQQAKANLEQARLGLDQADARVKQAEARAQLDEANLKRTQALFDQGAASQQQLDAARAAAAASQEDLAIARTSMAAAPAQVAAAEAAVRQAEVALENTYIKAPVSGEVAARLLEPGALAQGAVVTLVTSGERQVEIGVTEQDVNYLRPGREVAVEVPAAAAEPLKGRVASVSPAADERSRVFKVKISLPGAPAGVKPGMAATVIYTTRQVNNALLVPKNAVVKRGAQDVVYTVVEGKAAGRPVTTGIADDKNLEIIKGLAEGDSVIVKGQDFISEGQPVEVVNGGAGA; translated from the coding sequence GTGAGAAAGAGCTGGAGCTATGGGGTCCTGATCTTGCTGGTGTTGCTCCTGAGCGTCAACAGCGGGGGCTGCGGCAGGCAGCCGGCCAGGCAGGCAGAAGTGCCCCGGGTGCCGGTGGAACTGGCGCCGGTCGTGCGGGGCAGCATCGCCCAGCCGGTAAGGGTGACCGGCACCGTCCAGGCCGGGGCCACCGTCCAAGTAATGGCCGCCAGCCCGGGGAAGATAAAGTCTATTCTCGTGGATGTAGGGGATAAAGTGGTCCAGGGGCAAATAATAGCAGAATTAGAAAACAGCGACCTGGAAGCGCGCCTGCAGCAGGCAAAGGCGAACCTGGAGCAGGCGCGCCTCGGCCTGGACCAGGCTGACGCCCGGGTGAAGCAGGCGGAAGCTCGTGCCCAACTGGATGAAGCCAATTTAAAGCGCACCCAGGCGCTGTTCGACCAGGGCGCAGCTTCCCAGCAGCAGCTGGATGCCGCCCGTGCAGCGGCTGCGGCCAGCCAGGAAGACCTGGCCATAGCCCGTACCTCCATGGCGGCCGCCCCCGCCCAGGTCGCCGCGGCCGAGGCGGCCGTGCGCCAGGCCGAGGTAGCCCTGGAAAATACATACATCAAGGCGCCGGTAAGCGGGGAAGTAGCGGCCCGCCTGCTGGAGCCCGGCGCCCTGGCCCAGGGAGCGGTGGTTACCCTGGTGACCTCCGGCGAGCGCCAGGTGGAGATCGGCGTCACCGAGCAGGACGTCAACTACCTCCGGCCGGGCCGGGAGGTTGCCGTGGAAGTGCCGGCAGCGGCAGCGGAGCCGCTGAAAGGCCGGGTAGCCAGCGTCAGCCCGGCAGCCGATGAGCGTTCCCGGGTTTTTAAAGTCAAAATCAGCCTTCCCGGTGCCCCTGCCGGGGTCAAGCCGGGTATGGCCGCCACGGTTATCTACACCACCAGGCAGGTCAATAATGCCCTCCTGGTTCCCAAAAACGCCGTGGTCAAGCGCGGCGCCCAGGACGTGGTCTACACAGTCGTTGAAGGCAAGGCCGCGGGCCGGCCGGTCACCACAGGCATAGCCGATGATAAAAACCTCGAAATTATAAAGGGGCTGGCGGAGGGCGACAGCGTGATCGTGAAAGGCCAGGACTTCATCAGCGAAGGCCAGCCGGTGGAAGTTGTGAACGGGGGTGCGGGGGCATGA
- a CDS encoding copper amine oxidase N-terminal domain-containing protein, whose product MKQPSLRNWKIFLPLALLMAAGIYFAGRSVQAGGPEPGSSQDPLVTKSYVDNYIDSRARELQGQLDNINKQIADLEARIASLEQRPVIKLTIGSRTAYVGGSAKQLPVAPYQTGNGTSMVPFRFIGEALGAKVDYNEAAQTVSYTTAAHSVVLKIGTTTGTFDGRKSDLPAPVAMVNGTTMVPVRVISQGLGARVDWDQATLTITIRP is encoded by the coding sequence ATGAAGCAACCTTCCTTACGCAACTGGAAAATATTCCTGCCCCTGGCCCTGCTAATGGCCGCCGGCATTTATTTTGCCGGCCGGTCAGTCCAGGCCGGGGGACCCGAGCCGGGCAGCAGCCAGGACCCCCTGGTGACCAAATCTTATGTCGACAATTATATCGACAGCCGTGCCCGGGAGCTGCAGGGCCAGCTTGACAACATCAACAAGCAGATTGCCGACCTGGAAGCCAGGATAGCTTCGCTGGAGCAGCGCCCGGTGATTAAGTTAACTATCGGCAGCAGGACGGCCTACGTGGGCGGCAGCGCCAAACAGCTGCCGGTTGCTCCCTACCAGACGGGCAATGGCACCTCCATGGTCCCCTTCCGCTTCATCGGCGAGGCCCTGGGGGCTAAAGTTGATTATAACGAAGCAGCCCAAACCGTCAGCTATACCACCGCGGCCCATTCTGTCGTCCTGAAAATCGGTACTACCACCGGCACCTTTGACGGCCGCAAGAGTGACCTTCCGGCGCCGGTAGCCATGGTCAACGGGACGACCATGGTGCCGGTGCGGGTCATCAGCCAGGGTCTGGGAGCCAGGGTGGACTGGGACCAGGCTACGCTGACCATCACCATCAGGCCATGA
- a CDS encoding TetR/AcrR family transcriptional regulator, whose protein sequence is MTRATGDKRQQILAAATKIFAARGFYQAKIADIAAAAGVGKGTVYEYFRSKKDLFQQLLLHLFNDHLDHLQEVSQEPALAGFLERLFRESLGYFQTHREIARIFLSDHPPIDAATQRLLFAAKQEMLQRLAAYLQAAARRGEMRPVSPWLAANLIMGFIVALGHQLFFESDTDFDPAAIASAATEMILQGIGG, encoded by the coding sequence ATGACCCGCGCGACAGGCGACAAGCGCCAGCAGATCCTGGCCGCCGCCACCAAGATCTTCGCTGCCCGCGGCTTTTACCAGGCTAAAATAGCCGACATCGCCGCGGCCGCCGGGGTGGGGAAGGGGACCGTCTACGAGTACTTCCGCAGCAAAAAAGATCTTTTCCAGCAATTGCTACTGCACCTTTTCAACGACCACCTGGACCACCTGCAGGAGGTAAGCCAGGAGCCGGCCCTGGCCGGGTTCCTGGAGCGCCTTTTTAGGGAAAGCCTGGGCTACTTCCAGACGCACCGGGAAATTGCCAGAATTTTCTTGAGCGACCACCCACCCATCGACGCCGCCACCCAGCGGCTGCTCTTCGCCGCCAAGCAAGAAATGCTCCAACGCCTGGCCGCATACCTGCAGGCGGCCGCCAGGCGGGGCGAAATGCGCCCGGTGTCGCCCTGGCTGGCCGCCAACCTGATCATGGGTTTTATAGTGGCCCTGGGGCACCAGCTTTTCTTTGAAAGCGATACGGATTTCGATCCGGCCGCAATCGCCAGCGCAGCCACGGAGATGATTCTCCAGGGCATCGGCGGCTAG
- a CDS encoding WecB/TagA/CpsF family glycosyltransferase: protein MSSCCVLGNRVDPLTLAGAVARVTEFIRAGTPHHVVTLNAEIAYRAYREPELQAFINRAHLVTADGAGILWAARKLGTPLPERVTGIDLLQALAAAGARQGWRFYLYGAAPGVAEAAAARLQREHPGLMVAGTSHGYLSSREIPGLIEAIKAARPHILLVGLGAPKQEYWIAGHLEELQVPVAMGVGGSFDVLAGRVQRAPAWMQRLNLEWLYRVLQEPGRVKRTLALPKFMLAVLQQARNRG, encoded by the coding sequence ATGTCAAGCTGCTGTGTCCTGGGCAACCGGGTAGATCCCCTCACCCTGGCCGGAGCTGTGGCCAGGGTGACAGAGTTTATCAGGGCCGGTACACCCCACCACGTGGTGACCCTGAACGCTGAAATCGCCTACCGGGCCTACCGCGAGCCGGAACTCCAGGCCTTCATCAACCGCGCCCACCTGGTGACGGCCGACGGCGCTGGCATCCTCTGGGCGGCCCGGAAACTGGGCACGCCCCTGCCGGAAAGGGTTACGGGCATCGACCTCCTCCAGGCCCTGGCGGCCGCGGGGGCCCGCCAGGGCTGGCGCTTTTACCTCTATGGCGCCGCTCCCGGCGTGGCTGAGGCGGCAGCTGCCCGGCTGCAGCGGGAGCATCCCGGCCTTATGGTGGCCGGCACCAGCCATGGTTACCTGTCATCCCGGGAAATACCGGGACTTATAGAGGCTATCAAAGCGGCGCGGCCCCATATTCTCCTCGTGGGCCTGGGCGCCCCCAAACAGGAATACTGGATCGCCGGCCACCTGGAAGAACTCCAGGTGCCGGTAGCTATGGGCGTGGGGGGCAGTTTCGATGTCCTGGCGGGGCGGGTACAGCGGGCACCAGCCTGGATGCAGCGGCTGAACCTGGAGTGGCTGTACCGGGTTCTCCAGGAGCCCGGGAGGGTCAAAAGAACGCTGGCCCTGCCTAAGTTTATGCTGGCAGTACTGCAGCAGGCCCGTAATAGGGGCTGA
- the mreB gene encoding rod shape-determining protein MreB: MFGLGYQDIGIDLGTATVLVYVQGKGIVLREPSVVALNRDNGQIFAVGEEARRMLGRTPGNIIALRPLRDGVIADFDSTEKMLRYFIEKAIGRQGFFRPRVMVCIPAGVTGVEERAVRQAAQQAGARQAYVIEEPLAAALGAGLDIAEPSGSMVVDIGGGTTDIAVLSLGGIVCSNSLRVAGDKLDEAIVRYIRREHNLMIGERSAEELKIHIGTAHPSSRVEASMDVRGRDLVTGLPKTVNITSREIYTAIQEPLQQIVGAVKEVLEKTPPELAADLVNKGIVMTGGGSLLHGLDLLLSEETGLPVHVADDPVSCVALGTGKALTMLDVLRQSNPSEGRQVRLNR; this comes from the coding sequence ATGTTTGGCCTGGGTTATCAGGATATCGGCATCGATTTGGGGACAGCTACTGTACTGGTGTACGTGCAGGGTAAAGGGATTGTCTTACGTGAGCCTTCGGTGGTCGCCCTTAACCGGGATAATGGCCAGATTTTTGCCGTCGGGGAAGAAGCCCGGCGCATGCTGGGCCGCACCCCGGGCAATATCATCGCCCTGCGCCCTTTAAGAGATGGGGTCATCGCTGATTTTGACAGTACCGAAAAAATGTTGCGCTATTTTATCGAAAAAGCCATTGGTCGCCAGGGTTTTTTCCGGCCGCGGGTGATGGTCTGCATCCCCGCCGGGGTTACCGGCGTAGAAGAACGGGCGGTGCGCCAGGCAGCCCAGCAGGCCGGGGCCAGGCAGGCCTATGTCATTGAAGAGCCCCTGGCGGCGGCTCTGGGGGCTGGCCTGGATATTGCTGAACCCAGCGGCTCCATGGTGGTGGATATCGGTGGAGGGACGACGGACATCGCCGTCCTTTCCCTGGGGGGTATTGTGTGCAGCAATTCTTTAAGGGTGGCCGGGGACAAGCTTGATGAAGCCATTGTCCGTTACATACGCCGTGAGCACAACCTGATGATTGGTGAGCGCAGCGCCGAGGAATTAAAGATCCATATCGGCACGGCCCATCCTTCGTCCCGGGTGGAAGCCAGTATGGATGTCCGCGGCCGCGACCTGGTAACCGGCCTGCCCAAAACGGTAAATATTACTTCCAGGGAAATCTATACGGCCATCCAGGAGCCCCTGCAGCAGATAGTCGGTGCGGTTAAAGAGGTGCTGGAAAAAACGCCGCCGGAACTGGCGGCGGACCTGGTGAACAAAGGCATCGTCATGACCGGCGGGGGCAGCCTTCTTCATGGCCTGGACCTCCTGTTGAGTGAAGAAACGGGACTGCCGGTGCATGTGGCCGACGATCCCGTTTCCTGCGTTGCCCTGGGGACAGGCAAGGCCCTGACCATGCTGGATGTCCTGAGGCAGAGCAACCCCTCCGAGGGGAGGCAGGTGCGGTTAAACCGTTGA
- a CDS encoding efflux RND transporter permease subunit, whose translation MNWLQALVRRPVAVTVAVLVAILLGAVSLVRLQVDLLPDLNLPYAAVITTYRGAGPEEIEKTITKPLEDVLGTVQGVKNIQSYSMSGTSVVLLEFNWGQDMDFAALNMREKVDQAERFLPDAAEKPIIIKFDPNMMPVMTLAMYGDMDEQRLKDLAENTIKSRLERLDGVASVNITGGLEREIQVLVDPARLQLYGLSISQVVQALQAENSTFSAGKVSDAGKDVLVRVDGEFKDLDQIRQVTLATAAGTVRLGDIAEVRDYHAERQNYALFNGRPAIGLSIQKQTSGNTVQIAHAVKQTIRELQKELPPGVTLEPVVDQSRYIESAINGVYRDMLYGGLLAMLIIFIFLRHLRATLVIGLTIPISVITTFVLLYFGKMTLNMMTLGGLSLGIGRMVDDAIVVFDNIYRHRQEGREAMAAAVSGTRQVTTAVVASTLTTVSVFLPIAFIEGMARQIFGPLALTVAFSLMASLAVSMTVTPTVAARLLAGILPPEATTARSFWHSLVNGFWLARLSNAYSRFLNWALGHRKLTVAAVALIFAGSLALVPAVGVEFMPVTDEGTINVSIELPKGTALEATAAIADQVVRLIQQQPEVQSIYQQIGSTGGTASFMSGETPEAASLNINLVPLEQRRRSSTGVAAAIRAQVRKIAGARINVTTSSSFGGAMSGAPVQVDIHGSDLEVLKELATEAQQLVAAVPGAVGVENSLAKGRPQVEITVDREKAALYRLGAGQVGAVVATAVGGTVATRYRTGGDEYDIRVFLPEASRRNIADLENLTVLSPLGVQVPLKEIANLKVDTTPSTINRYNQDRVASITANLSGSRPLADVMGDVRAHMDQLKLPPGYSIEYTGQNKMMNETFGQLGLALLLAVVLVYLVMAAQFESFFHPFIIMFSIPVALTGVVLALLATGRTFNVVAFIGIIMLAGIVLSNAIVLVDYINILRREGVPRQEAILTAGRTRLRPILMTALTTILAMLPLAAGIGEGAEMNASLATAVIGGLMASTVLTLVLVPVLYTLLEDLGQRLARLLRPARRREGVGV comes from the coding sequence ATGAACTGGCTTCAGGCACTGGTCAGGCGCCCGGTAGCGGTAACCGTGGCCGTCCTGGTAGCCATCCTCCTGGGGGCCGTGTCCCTGGTACGCCTGCAGGTCGACCTCCTGCCTGATTTGAACCTGCCCTACGCCGCGGTGATTACAACATACCGGGGTGCCGGGCCGGAAGAAATTGAAAAGACCATTACTAAACCCCTGGAAGACGTCCTGGGCACGGTCCAGGGAGTCAAAAATATCCAATCATACAGCATGTCCGGCACATCCGTGGTCCTGCTGGAGTTCAACTGGGGCCAGGATATGGATTTTGCCGCCCTGAATATGCGGGAGAAAGTCGACCAGGCTGAGCGCTTTTTACCCGATGCAGCAGAAAAACCGATAATCATCAAGTTTGACCCTAACATGATGCCCGTGATGACCCTGGCCATGTACGGCGACATGGACGAGCAGCGGTTGAAAGACCTGGCTGAAAATACCATCAAGAGCCGTCTCGAGCGCCTGGACGGCGTCGCCTCGGTAAACATTACCGGCGGCCTGGAGCGCGAGATCCAGGTGCTGGTAGACCCGGCCCGGCTGCAGCTCTACGGCCTGTCCATCAGCCAGGTGGTCCAGGCCCTGCAGGCGGAGAACAGCACCTTTTCCGCCGGCAAGGTCAGCGACGCCGGCAAGGACGTCCTGGTCCGGGTCGATGGCGAGTTTAAAGACCTGGACCAGATCCGCCAGGTAACCCTGGCTACCGCTGCGGGGACGGTGCGCCTGGGCGATATAGCGGAAGTGCGGGATTATCATGCCGAGCGGCAGAATTATGCCCTTTTCAACGGCCGGCCGGCCATCGGCCTGTCCATCCAGAAACAGACCAGCGGCAATACGGTGCAGATCGCCCATGCCGTTAAACAAACTATCAGGGAGCTGCAAAAGGAGCTGCCGCCGGGGGTAACCCTGGAGCCGGTAGTTGACCAGTCCCGCTACATCGAAAGCGCCATCAACGGCGTTTACCGGGATATGCTTTACGGCGGGCTGCTGGCCATGCTGATTATTTTCATTTTCCTGCGGCACCTCCGCGCCACCCTGGTCATCGGCCTCACCATTCCTATCTCGGTAATTACGACTTTTGTCCTCTTATATTTCGGCAAGATGACCCTCAATATGATGACCCTGGGCGGCCTCTCCCTGGGAATAGGCCGCATGGTTGACGACGCCATTGTAGTCTTTGACAACATCTACCGCCACCGCCAGGAGGGCCGGGAAGCCATGGCGGCGGCCGTCTCGGGGACCCGGCAGGTGACCACGGCCGTGGTGGCCTCCACCCTGACCACCGTATCCGTCTTTTTGCCCATCGCCTTTATCGAGGGTATGGCCCGGCAGATTTTCGGCCCCCTGGCCCTGACGGTGGCCTTCTCCCTGATGGCTTCCCTGGCCGTCTCCATGACCGTCACCCCCACGGTGGCGGCCCGCCTCCTGGCCGGCATCCTGCCCCCGGAGGCCACGACAGCCCGCAGTTTCTGGCACAGCCTGGTTAACGGCTTCTGGCTGGCGCGTTTAAGCAATGCTTACAGCCGCTTCCTGAACTGGGCCCTGGGGCACCGTAAACTGACAGTAGCGGCGGTGGCCCTCATCTTTGCCGGCAGCCTGGCCCTGGTGCCGGCGGTAGGGGTAGAATTCATGCCGGTCACCGACGAAGGGACCATAAACGTATCTATCGAACTGCCCAAGGGAACTGCCCTCGAGGCCACCGCCGCGATAGCCGACCAGGTAGTAAGGCTTATCCAGCAGCAGCCGGAAGTCCAGAGCATCTACCAGCAGATCGGCAGTACCGGCGGCACGGCCAGCTTTATGAGCGGTGAGACGCCGGAGGCAGCCAGCCTGAATATCAACCTGGTACCGCTGGAGCAACGCCGCCGGAGCTCGACCGGGGTGGCGGCGGCGATTCGGGCGCAGGTCCGCAAAATCGCGGGCGCCAGGATTAACGTCACTACCTCCTCCAGCTTCGGTGGGGCTATGAGCGGCGCCCCCGTGCAGGTAGACATCCACGGTTCCGACCTGGAGGTGCTGAAGGAGCTCGCCACCGAGGCGCAGCAGCTGGTGGCCGCTGTGCCGGGCGCGGTGGGCGTGGAAAACAGCCTGGCTAAAGGCCGGCCCCAGGTAGAGATCACCGTCGACCGGGAAAAAGCCGCCCTGTACCGGCTGGGGGCCGGGCAGGTCGGTGCGGTGGTGGCTACGGCCGTAGGCGGGACGGTAGCCACCCGCTACCGCACCGGCGGTGACGAATACGACATCCGCGTCTTCCTCCCGGAAGCCAGCCGTCGCAATATTGCTGACCTGGAGAACCTCACGGTGCTGTCCCCCCTGGGGGTGCAGGTGCCTTTAAAAGAGATCGCCAACCTCAAGGTGGACACCACCCCAAGCACCATCAACCGCTACAACCAGGACCGGGTGGCCAGTATCACCGCCAATTTAAGCGGCTCGCGGCCCCTGGCCGACGTGATGGGCGACGTGCGGGCCCACATGGACCAGTTAAAGCTGCCGCCGGGCTACAGCATTGAGTACACCGGCCAGAACAAGATGATGAACGAGACCTTCGGCCAGCTGGGGCTGGCCCTGCTCCTGGCCGTTGTCCTGGTGTACCTGGTCATGGCGGCCCAGTTTGAATCCTTCTTCCACCCCTTTATTATCATGTTTTCCATCCCGGTAGCGCTGACCGGGGTGGTCCTGGCCCTGCTGGCGACGGGGAGAACTTTCAATGTCGTCGCCTTTATCGGCATCATCATGCTGGCCGGCATTGTTCTCTCCAACGCCATTGTCCTGGTGGACTACATCAACATCCTGAGACGGGAAGGCGTGCCGCGGCAGGAGGCGATCCTGACAGCCGGCCGCACCCGCCTGCGGCCCATCCTGATGACGGCCCTGACTACTATCCTCGCCATGCTGCCCCTCGCTGCCGGCATCGGCGAAGGGGCCGAGATGAACGCCAGCCTGGCCACGGCGGTCATAGGCGGCCTGATGGCTTCCACAGTGCTGACCCTGGTCCTGGTACCGGTGCTGTACACCCTTCTGGAAGACCTGGGACAGCGCCTGGCCCGCTTGCTGCGGCCGGCGCGGCGCCGGGAGGGGGTAGGGGTATAG
- a CDS encoding M23 family metallopeptidase: MLKILASWKKLLPRRPLLRPASLERLQRALKRRGLYLVLLALLFGGSYYLVTSDAVFKKPAVQTFPLAGQPAFQGTAAPREPLTGSTTVPPELQDQPGAHTAPATAAGQAGNDEALPSLALPVAGKIGKGYGFTYAPAFGDYRFHAGVDLEAPAGSEVKAAATGVVKQVEHSDAWRYRLILDHGNGYQTVYAHLSNIKVAKGDKVQPGTVLGQLGDPGTAEAGTPAHLHLELLKNGKAVDPVPALQ, translated from the coding sequence ATGCTGAAGATTCTGGCCTCATGGAAAAAACTTTTACCCCGGCGCCCCCTGCTCAGACCGGCAAGCCTGGAACGGCTGCAGCGGGCTTTAAAGCGCCGCGGCCTCTACCTGGTGCTGCTGGCCCTCCTCTTTGGCGGCAGCTATTACCTGGTCACCAGCGACGCCGTGTTCAAAAAGCCCGCCGTCCAGACCTTCCCGCTGGCCGGCCAACCGGCCTTCCAGGGCACGGCAGCGCCCCGGGAACCCCTGACCGGTTCTACCACCGTGCCTCCCGAACTCCAGGATCAGCCTGGTGCCCATACTGCCCCGGCTACGGCAGCGGGACAGGCCGGTAATGATGAGGCCCTGCCTTCCCTGGCTTTGCCTGTTGCCGGCAAGATAGGTAAGGGCTACGGCTTTACTTACGCCCCGGCCTTTGGCGACTACCGCTTCCACGCCGGGGTAGACCTGGAAGCCCCGGCAGGCAGCGAGGTTAAAGCCGCCGCTACCGGGGTGGTGAAGCAGGTAGAACACAGCGATGCCTGGCGTTACCGCCTGATCCTCGACCATGGCAACGGCTACCAGACGGTCTATGCTCACTTAAGCAACATCAAGGTAGCCAAGGGGGATAAGGTCCAGCCAGGTACCGTTCTGGGGCAACTGGGGGACCCGGGTACGGCCGAAGCCGGGACACCGGCTCACCTGCACCTGGAATTACTAAAAAACGGCAAGGCCGTCGACCCCGTCCCGGCCCTGCAATAA